Sequence from the Melitaea cinxia chromosome 18, ilMelCinx1.1, whole genome shotgun sequence genome:
catagaactttcatacaaacttccaacccccgttttacccccttaggggtcgagtttcgtaaaatccgttcttagcggatgtctacgtcctataaggagcctacttgccaaatttcaagcttgtaggtgttatagtttcggagatttcgtgatgagtgagtgacctttcgcttttatatatattattatagattatagatatagatattatagattagtaTATAcacctatttatataaaataattaggtGCACACATGATTAGAGGAAGGACAAGTAGAGCAAAATAGTTACACAATAGTACCCAAGTAAAGGTAAAAGAAAAAGAGGTAGACAACAAAAAAGGTGGGACGATGATAGATCAGATAGGTTGCAGGCATAACATGGAGTAGGGTGGCCAGAGAGAAATTAGAATGGAATAGGTTGAAGGAAGCCTTTGTCAATTGGCAAACGGACTTACAGAAAGTTAAGAAACACCATATGCGTAAATAATtactatgttatatatatatatatatatatatatatatatatatatatatatatatatatatatatatcatcattcatcattacagcctatacagtccactgctggacataggcctccacaagtttacgccaaaaataacgtgaactcatgtgttttgcccatagtcaccacgctgggcaggcgggttggtgaccgcagtactggctttgtcgcaccgaagacgctgctgcccgtcttcggcctgtgtatttcaaagccaacagttggatggttatctcgccatcggtcggcttcttaagttccaaggtggttgtggaaccttgttatcccttagtcacctcttacgacacccacgggaagagatggggtggctaaattctttagtgctgtAGCTCACagcgctatatatatatatgtatacataattgAAAATCTAATGTCCAAATAATCGTGCTTCAAATGTGCTAGGCTTtgtattaagaaatattaaaggGTTCCATctccgtattttattattatactctttggGTTCCATGATAACATGATTTAGATGCTGTTGTTAAACTCCCTTGTGCAGAGCGTCTTAGAATATTGTTCAGCGGTATGGAGGCGACTATGCGATTCATTCTCAACATTTATaacgaatgaaaaaaaatctcacggtatctattatttttaaacgtgatttaaaaaaagaatatagtaAACAATTAGTACACTTCTGAAATATTTCCTTAGACGAACGTAGAAAACTCTTAGAcctattttttgtttctaaaattACACCAGTTAAACTAATTACCCTcagctattaaataaatttaatatacgtaCCCCAATGAGGTCTAGTCCTAATATATAACTCTCTTCTATCCACCACCCCTGAAAACAGTGTTTGGATCAAACTGACCTACTTGATATAAATGCAGATTCTACCAAAAagatccgccaacccgcataggAGCagagtggattaagctctgatccttctccgacatgtggaaagaggcccagcagtgggatattacagactgaagcggaGTACTTATACCTACGATCGCTACCAACaagattcatcatcatcatcacttcagcttatcgcagttcactgctagacatagacttccacaagttcgcgccaaaaatggcgtgaactcacgtgtattgtacatagtcaccgcgctgggcaggcgggatggTGCCAAATTACAACAAGATTCGATTACTGTTACCAAACTCCGATTATCttaaaaaagtaggtatttatgtttttaaaattttatccaattttttttttttttttgtttttgcttcGGCTCGTGCTTAGAAGTTTTATTATATCCCTTTTAAGCATGATGTATCTGTCtgtaagtttttattacatGCCATTGCCATTAAGTTCTGTttagtatgtaataataataataataataacagagaGACAcgaaaaacagaaataatacatagcaaagaaaaaaaaatattaacaatgtaTTAATTAGgttacaaagggcggccttatcgctaaaaagcgatctcttccaggcaaccttagggcaaaggaaacggtctagcgtcagcataggtgtacaagttacaacaaatttataataaataatattcaaataattaaacatatacatacatacatacatacatacataaataaacaaacgtttgtggatcaataaataaataaagtccaaAGCACACGCTCCACTGTACCGTACCAAATCTGTGTTGAAACAACAAGTTCTCGATCCaaactactaaaaaaaaaattaaaaaaaaataagcaatgataaaaattattaaacctgatgatgatgatgacagcaAATGATTAAAGTGTAAGAAACTAAACACCGGCGGTCGGCGATTCCCGTTCGGGCTTGATTATATCAATGATTAGGTTACTAGTGTGTACCTTTGTTTCCGATCCAGGAGTCTCTCAGTGTGGGTCTCTCCATTGCCCGAAGCGAACGAAGTTACAGATATACCTACCCGTTACTTAGCTTGCGATTAAGTACCtcgtagtcaagtaaatacgcttaatcaaaggttactcaaaaagtagtcatcagatctcaatcaattaatttgaaTGACACTAACatggaatcatcaaaatcggtatacccagtaaaaagttatgcggtataataaaacgtaggtcgacgaaaaaatagtcaagtacctaaataggtacaaattattagatataactcgaaaagttctggttagatctcaataaaattgtaatgggaccacatgacacgtaccatttttggatttaaaaaaaccatcaaaatcagttcatccagtcaaaacttctgaggtaacatacataaaaaatgcaaTCGAATTCAAAACCGCCTCCTTATTAGgaaatcgattaaaaatgtaatactacACGATACAAAcacatatatacctacatacatgtatgtatgagtcaaatattaaaatatgtatctaatcatcttaacaataaatattatttaactgaaaTGTCACTAttccaataataattttaaattcttcaTATCATAAATTATATCGTTCGGCTAATCTTAGAATTATTAAGATTACGATATGGTTCGATAATTCGAAACTGGATTAACTATAGCAGAAGCTAAAAACCCGTGTCATGAAATAACAGCTTAGTTTGGAAAATGGCTCGCTTGCTCGCATGTCTACTTCTGCTCGGCGTAGTTCACGCCCGCCATGAACAATATGAAGGGTAAATATCAGTATTGTAATTTCTTATTTGTTATTAACATGTCAAAAGtaaggaaaaattattttccgtaacataactaatttaaataattctttaaagCCACCACCTATATCGAGTATGGGGGGCTACGCCCATAATTGGTTACCTACAAGATAAGTTGGACTTTTTGTCGGCAACTCCTGCTGCTATATCATCTACAAAGCAACTGGAAGTATTGATTAGGCTATCTCCAGCAGAAAAAGCACAATGGCTGCCATATTTCTTAAACAACGGCTTAGAATACAAGTTGGTCTCTGATAATCTGGCAAAGTAAGTATTAACGTAAATAGAgtcgtataaaattattacaaatacctattatacaaattttaattttataattccttTAAGTATTCTTCGTGCTGAAGAATCACAATTGGTCCAAGCAAGCGAAGAAGCTGATAGTAACAGTACAATCACTTGGGATGCATATTACAACTCCGAAAGGGTATGATGCTAcgtttaatatttaacatatattacaattactaatatataaatattagtatacattaaaatataattatgtaaatatttatcatttcaatgttaattttagatatttaaatacattgacGAAATCGGCGAAAAATATCCCCATATAGTTACAGTTATCAATGCTGGTCTCAGTTACGAAGGTCGTCAAATCAAATATGTAAAGATCTCCACAAGCAACTTTGAAAATTTGCGCAAACCCGTCATAGTAATCGACGCTGCAGTGCATGCCCGGGAATGGGTTACATCACCAGTGGCCCTGTACCTAATAGAACAACTAGTTACTGGCGCCGATAAGGAACTTCTAGATGAAATTGACTGGGTCATTATTCCTATGGCCAACCCTGATGGTTACGAATATTCCATTAATGAGGTAAAGATAGCTGATAGCCTTTAAAGATTGTCAGAATTGCTTATTACGTACGTGATTCATTATCCTGTTATAACTTAATAATGAAATACGTATGTTATAAAGAACAGTAATGTGgaagaattttataataattgtacatactatatgtacaattattataaaattcttaagGTTATTGTTATCATTTCATAATAATGAAGAGTTTTTACCGTAGGACCGTCTTTGGCGTAAAACTCGATCAAAGTCTCATGTGGGTGCCGACGAATGTCCTGGAGTAGATGGCAACCGTAATTTCGACTTTGCTTGGGGTAGCAGGCCTGACGCTGCTAATCCTTGCTCTATTATCTATGAAGGATCCTCAGCTTTCTCCGAACCGGAAATCCGTGTAATAAGAGACGCTGTTTTAGAAAACTTGCAACGCACAGCTCTCTACATTTCTCTTCATAGTTTTGGAAATATGTTCTTATATGCATGGGGAAACAACGGTGtgtatttaaatctataatttCGAACatttctattgaaatattttgatacagttgtatatagttaaaatatttaccatttatttattcaactagTTATTGTAGCTTCAAATTCCATTATcggttaagtattttttttaaagtaaagaacATAGAGATGTTCTTTGTTCTCTCTCTCTTCTTGTTTCTATAGAGAtagatatacaatttatttttaatttatttaacagctACTCTTCCGGCAAACGGTTTAGCCCTTCACCTCGTCGGTGTCAGAATGGCAACAGTTATTGACCGACTCAAGTTAGAAGAAGATACACCATATACAGTAGGCAACGCCGCACAAATATTATACTTCAGTTCTGGTACTTCTCGCGACTGGACTCGCAGCGTCGGAATTCCTCTTACCTACACAATGGAGCTGCCTGGTTACAGTTATGGTTTTCTTGTGCCACCAACTTACATCAAGCAGATTATCACCGAATCATGGGCGGGTCTTGCAGAAGGCGCTCGATACGTTAAGAGTAATTACCACTATTAATAAGCTATTTTATATCatctatgtataaataaaaataaagaatttccataaagttaatattaatgttttattttatttatttatttttttcgtataagAACTTATTAAGCGGATAGTAAAAACTAGATAGGtacttttttcatatttattagcCAGTTATTATGACATGCATATTACAATCACTTCGATTTTATTATACCGACATATATTTTGAATACCCCTCCACCCCATAGATTTATCATTCAGTCTTGTGTTTGTTTTAGTTTTCGTCAAAGTAATTGATATTTCTCTGGATGcctatacataatattgttataaatacattGGAATGCAATTTTGTAGAAAacaagatagatagatagatattaaatatCTAAAAGGAAGATTTAAACAGCAAGATCATAATTCCCGTAAACTTCTTCAGATTTCTTTGTATTTCGTCCTTAGCCTAGCGCTTAGAAGTcttcacatcagcctatcgtagtccactactggacataggcctccacaagcccgcgtcaaaaatggcgtgaactcatgtgtgttgcccgtagtcaccacgctgggcaggcgggttggtgaccgcagggctggctttatcgctctgaagacgctgctgcccgtctacggcctgtgtatttcaaaaccagcagttggatggttatcctgtcatctgtcggctttttaagttctaaggtggtagtggaactgcgttatcccttagtcgcctcttacgaaccCACGCGacgagagggggtgactatattcttcaCTGCCGTAAGTACATATCAGCTTAGAAGCTTATTTTATTCCTGTTAACCATTATGTATCTGCATGTACCTAATTGTTTGTTACGCctagaataattatttactaatttttttttgtatgtagaaTAAAGGCGTACAAAACGACATAGGTGTGTAAAATGGGCATTCTTGTAAGGGGTCCATCTAGAAACATATAAAAACCTGTGTGAGACGCCAGTCGCATCCGTTCGGCCGTGTGATGTAGAAACTTGATTGTTTGATTTTTGGACTCTCAAGTTTGCACATGTTGATATTATTTCTTcgcaaaaataagtattttttctccgtttatatctttttattagCTATTTATGGTATATTGTAACATTATTTCAAAACTTCGTGTATacgtttaattattaaaaatattttcataattttagtgATTGGTTTCTTTTGCTATAACAACCGCTGTAGTGTAGTGgcaagtagtcgcctaaaacaccgacgttTACGGGTTCGAATCtcgctcgagatggatatttgtatttgtttaaacaaatatttctatccGGTTATGGATGTCtgaccttgtgggtctccccaccgtgcctcgaagagcacgtaaagccgtcggtccggttgttatcatttacacctgatagcaatcattactcatagtagggaatatatccgccaacccgcatttgagcagcgtggtggatccaGTAGATCCagtattacagactgaagcgtatacTTACAAAAATAACTTCCCtactattacttttataataaaaactaaaacacaTTTTTGGAGCAACTGCAGAGTCTCTTGCCTGTATTTCTCTATAGTATtaacattccgaatcagtgatAAGTTTTTTCAGCCTTagtaacttttttaaacattaatatgaTCCTACAtcatcctacatggggaaacgAGGGCCTgtaccattttaaaattatgtaatgacGAATCGAAAATGGCcttaaagcctatttgaataaaaagatTTACGGTTTTAATTTTGACTAGAAAGCGTATTACTGACCTAGGTACATTATACGTCACTATTATAGCTAtgttaactataatatataatatatagttactGTTATTCTATGGCAATACAACGTGTAAAAGATGACAATACATGAAATATGATTTGTTTTGTGAAATTGATCTATcgttctatactaatatttatattgattttagaaatattaGACAGACAATAGGAAATTATCGACACAATGAACTTTCCAAAACAATGGTTCAATAAAAACAAGTACCTACATACTTAGTTCAGCCTCTACGTCCATTCAATTCATCATTGTAATTATTTGACCATGTTAACTTTGCGTACAGTAActatttctttcataatttgcaCATctctatttaaatattcattacaaGTAAAATTTATTCGAACCATTGAAGCGATTGGATtaccttattataaaatatctttaaaactagGAACTTGTCAAGGTAGTTGATCATAATAAATACGTACTCGCGTTTATTGTTGTTTGTTAACTTATCaactttttgtttttcaatCACTTCACAACGGCCTATCGCAGACctttgctggacataggcatccccaagttcgcgccaaaaacaatgtgaaatcatgtgttttgcccatagtgacCACGCTGGGTATGCGGTTTGGtcaccgcaaggctggctttatcgcaccgaagacgctgctgcccgtcttcgacctgtgtaatTCAAAACCgaaagttggatggttatcaagCCATCGGTCAACTTTAACAGATCCAAGGTCTTAGTGGAACtgggttatcccttagtcgcctattacgacacccacggcaagagagggggtggctatattctttactgccataaccacacaacattatttttcaatttatttttcaatagaaatattattatattgaattgtTTAGTTCAGTAATGGTTGTTTACttggtaagtaattttattacagtACACATTTGacatgagttttttttttaatttcagaaaaTATCTTGTTTTTCGAAAATAAGGTGTGGCCAATCGCCCGTATGAATAGAATCATggacatatattataaaagtgaaATACGTAAGTAAACATTcgttttgtataatattaaataaatatattttaacatttataataaaatgttcaatgtacctattaaattaataaataagttaaagcCTCATACGATATTTTTAGTGTTTCCCAGAATAAATAAAGTTACCTACCTATATGTTTACAATATTCCTATTTTTGGAcactattttaaaagtttattattttccagGTGAATACACTGTGTCAAGCGTGGaagtgaaattaattattaatgacaCAGATTGTTCAGGATTTTCTGACTCAGGAGTTGGGTTTCCAGAGTTTACAGGCACAATATTTTTAGCAAATAACATGGGTCTCGCATTTTATAGTTTGACAATATATACATGCAATCAAATAATGAGCAAAGTTATTTCTAATGGGGACCAATTTGTTGCTAAGTTACCTTTTTATAGTAAGAGGATGAAATCAAATTCTTAAAGAGATACAAAACTTGCATGCATTCCGCATTGTATATCTTACaatgcatttttattatatatctaggtgtataaaataatatatgaagtaaataaacattagtgttgttaaaaattattttttttttggtatcgcagtgGAACCCATTTACTGATGATATCctggatgcccgggtaggcagtcctaaaccgtatgtcggcttcagcatttgggggtgcaataccgaacAAAATCCCTGCGGAGTTGCGCAaacttataaaactaaattaattttttttttttttaaattaaacatcaatcgaacaaaaaatttcaacaaacaaacagataaaaacatACAACGGACAAACGATTTGTTTATAacgaaatagtaaaaataaatttcagccGCCAGGTGTAGGGAGGTATATTTGTATACTCTGTATCACTAATCTATGTTTCAGTGCTGCCAGgtttaaaaaatttctactaaAACAGGTGGTTTTGACTCCCCGTAGAATTTCTTTGTCTTTTAGGTATTAAactgaaacttctttaggtgcATGAGGAGTAAAATTTTTACCGATCAAAACGCGTCGTCGCGTCACGAATTTTAAGCGTCCATAGCGCCTTAAATACACCGGTTCTcatccgatcaccgaagttaagcaaggTTGAGCgtggtcagtacttggatgggtgaccgctttttttgtagttttctgGTGCTTTTAAAGACTTTAAAGTTGAATCTGATGGGGAGCCAATTAAACTGCTGGCAACATAGTTCTTTTGTTTTGAAAGGACGCCAGAGTGAAACGGAACGTTGTGTTTATTTACGTCTACGTGCTATAACTAATCAGACGCAAATCGCACTAGTCACTAAAAATTCGTAGTGTAATcaacaaataaaagttttaacaaaTGTCTTGGTATACACCTTGGTCTGAGGGCATTAAAAAAAGAGcctgtagatatttattacagCGTTACCTTGGCAATTTTCTGGAAGAAAAACTTACATTAGAACAGCTGAACGTCGATTTGTACAATGGAACTGGTACCGTTTTGGATGTTAGCCTTGATTGTgaggtattaattttaatatttaataaattaaagtaaaaaacttcgttttaaacgatattgCTGATTATTGTTTTTGCGTTTTGAATCGTATTCGTCCTTGCCAATAAGTAGtgcgtttaaattttatacagaGTAGCACGTGCTATCCTACGAATCAAACAAAGGAGCCTTAGTGTTTTGTTTTTCTATGTGTCTCACCGAATATATTTGATTGTTTACCTTCGATTGTTTCTACCTTTGAAATTCATAATAGGAAAATTTACAACTACCTCATTAATAATCTATTAATTGAGTAAACGATCcacacttataaataatttattttttaatacaaatgtatCGAGTTCGtctttatatgtttttgttaaaaataatgatgtgTATATTATAAGCTATCATTCATATTTGTTTCATTTCTAAATCATTAGTGataataatcattaattagtttatcttaattatgaagtaatttaaatgtttgttatcgTATTTATATGACTATCAACCATCTCCAACAAATAATCACGGGCAAACTTACAACAGTTATTCTAAATTTAGAATAATGTTTCTAAACTtggttatctatatttttaggCTCTCAATGAGCTCGGAGATTCGATGAATTGGCCATTTGAGATAATAGATGGGCATGTAAAAGAAATAACTGTGACCATCCCCTGGTCGACGATATTTAAAGATGACTCTGTCGTGGAAATCAATGGCCTCACACTATCAGTGCAGCCGAAAGTACGAGCTGAACcaggtaatttattatttattcatttattagaGAATTTGACTATAAGTTTATTACTATGAGGACATTATAGCCACATTTTTTGTACTATAAATAAGAGTAAATGCTCAATTGTTTGAGTCTCGAACCCACCatgttgatattaatatttctaaatataaaaacaattgtacTTTAAAgcaatactattattattattatttatattatttaatgagtTAACTAATTACAAATGTCTTTTGAAAATTAGGTGATTTAGATACAGTAAATGCTACAAACAGTGCTTACCATaagatttttgtttgaaatttacataaaaaagataTTCTGTCCTTTATTaatgatacaaaaaataaaacatatgttCTAAGTAAATTCCCAATAAGtgttatgaaatatattaaatggtTCCAATAGCTGACAGGACAAAGGAGTAGTGTAGCTTCTCTGTAGTCAGTGTGAATTAACACAAAGACCATTTTTcgtttgcaatttttttttaaatgaataaacaaaaatgtagCTTCTCTATCACCAATGTGAACTAGCACAAGGGCTACTTTCGTTTGCAATACGTaggaaatgtgaaaaaaaaaattacactaagGGACCCTCGTCGCCACATGCCGTCGATCACGTGCCCATTTTCGTatcgtcgaaatcggttcaaaaTTTAacgcttaattattttttattattatgtcgatCTGGATAAATAATACATGTTATGATAAAATAACTATGTATAATACGTGATTTAAAAAGAAATCCCGAGAAGGGGTCAAAAATGGTCCCAAGTCTCACTTACTTTGATTTTCGTGTATATCCATTGTTCATTGAATAGTTTAAGAACCTCGATTTATATGAACTCTAATTTGTTAttgactaaaaaatttaaatatgaaatttcaatattaatgtCCTCCGTAACGTATTCGTCAATGGCAAACCCGTGAAGCTAATCTTCCGCAATATGAGCGTAGATGATTCTTAAAACCAgattttaatttgaaagttcTATTACACGATTGGCAACCCGAAAGCTACCGACCTTAAACATAATAAATGCCTTACTTATTGTGCTACGTTATTTAAGTTTTTGCTGAGTCTACACTCTCAAATTTCA
This genomic interval carries:
- the LOC123662373 gene encoding carboxypeptidase B-like: MARLLACLLLLGVVHARHEQYEGHHLYRVWGATPIIGYLQDKLDFLSATPAAISSTKQLEVLIRLSPAEKAQWLPYFLNNGLEYKLVSDNLANILRAEESQLVQASEEADSNSTITWDAYYNSERIFKYIDEIGEKYPHIVTVINAGLSYEGRQIKYVKISTSNFENLRKPVIVIDAAVHAREWVTSPVALYLIEQLVTGADKELLDEIDWVIIPMANPDGYEYSINEDRLWRKTRSKSHVGADECPGVDGNRNFDFAWGSRPDAANPCSIIYEGSSAFSEPEIRVIRDAVLENLQRTALYISLHSFGNMFLYAWGNNATLPANGLALHLVGVRMATVIDRLKLEEDTPYTVGNAAQILYFSSGTSRDWTRSVGIPLTYTMELPGYSYGFLVPPTYIKQIITESWAGLAEGARYVKSNYHY
- the LOC123662462 gene encoding uncharacterized protein LOC123662462, translating into MLTLRTVTISFIICTSLFKYSLQVKFIRTIEAIGLPYYKISLKLGTCQENILFFENKVWPIARMNRIMDIYYKSEIREYTVSSVEVKLIINDTDCSGFSDSGVGFPEFTGTIFLANNMGLAFYSLTIYTCNQIMSKVISNGDQFVAKLPFYSKRMKSNS